Proteins encoded in a region of the Cytobacillus pseudoceanisediminis genome:
- a CDS encoding SRPBCC domain-containing protein: MKEMLVYRYEDVIHAPIDLVFKYVDDDEKIKLWNTMLIENIYDNEENKPVPVPGTKFVTVQKLDKKIIKIDSELIEYKAPHKVVMHSHSKEGLSISKYLLSREHNGTRLIVEASLVPSNFFYKLTTRLLGWTAKFVFEEQYQNLKRYVENEAVDDE; the protein is encoded by the coding sequence ATGAAAGAAATGCTGGTTTACAGGTATGAAGATGTAATTCATGCCCCAATAGATTTGGTTTTTAAGTACGTCGATGATGATGAAAAAATAAAGCTCTGGAATACCATGCTGATCGAAAACATCTATGACAATGAGGAAAATAAACCAGTCCCAGTGCCTGGCACTAAGTTTGTCACCGTTCAGAAACTTGATAAAAAAATCATCAAAATCGATTCCGAATTAATTGAATATAAAGCTCCCCATAAAGTTGTTATGCACTCTCATTCCAAAGAAGGCTTAAGTATTTCAAAGTATCTCTTATCAAGAGAACACAACGGCACGCGCCTGATCGTGGAAGCAAGCCTTGTACCAAGCAACTTCTTCTATAAACTGACAACCAGACTATTAGGATGGACGGCTAAATTTGTGTTTGAAGAGCAATATCAGAACTTGAAGAGATATGTGGAAAATGAAGCGGTTGATGATGAATAA